From a single Gemmatimonadota bacterium genomic region:
- a CDS encoding ankyrin repeat domain-containing protein, giving the protein MRTMLKANTLSALAVVFLTAALTPPPEAPVADAAERGDIEAVRALLREGADVNAAQGDGMTALHWSALSGRAELVSMLLYAGAEVEAATRLGSYTALHLAAQKGLAEVVGVLLDAGADPDALTTTGVTPLHFAAESGDVTTLQALVAAGADVNARDGHSGRTPLMFATGYGRTDAVRALLSAGADVSAASTVVDYRERAKADQDERRKRARLIAAARGEQPQAQRGQGGQSAGAPAQAQRATPPDPDDPTPPPPADPDRPTAPGQARQSLVNDSTRTAAAMSYTDLIGSQGGLTALHYAARDGRLTEARLLLEAGADVNQISGGDQTSALLIAAINGNYDLAMMLLEHGADPNLVSDDGVGPLFAVVNGRWALRTWYPQPTAWQQQTTDYLTVMKALLEAGAEPNTRVNNHIWYSAYNAGRMGVDFMGATAFWRAAYSLDVAAMRLLVSYGADPNIPTMKPPERRFPGGGGSGDGPEKEDPSGLPPVPVGGPGVHPLIAASGVGYGTSRVGQQHVTVPNGWLPAVRYLVDELGVDVNVRDHDGYSALHNAASRGDDEMIRYLVSKGADVMVVSRRGQTTVDMANGPQQRVQPFPSTIELLEGLGAKNNHNCQSC; this is encoded by the coding sequence ATGCGCACCATGCTCAAGGCCAACACGCTGAGCGCGCTGGCGGTGGTCTTCCTGACCGCCGCGCTGACGCCTCCCCCGGAGGCTCCGGTAGCAGACGCTGCGGAACGCGGAGATATCGAGGCCGTCCGTGCCCTGCTGCGCGAGGGCGCCGACGTGAACGCGGCCCAGGGAGACGGCATGACCGCGCTTCACTGGTCGGCGTTGAGCGGGCGTGCCGAGCTCGTCTCCATGCTGTTGTATGCCGGGGCCGAGGTCGAGGCCGCCACGCGCTTGGGCAGCTACACAGCCCTGCACCTGGCCGCCCAGAAGGGCCTGGCCGAGGTGGTGGGCGTGCTCCTGGATGCCGGGGCGGACCCCGACGCGCTGACGACCACCGGCGTGACGCCCCTGCACTTCGCCGCCGAGTCCGGCGACGTGACGACGCTTCAGGCATTGGTGGCGGCTGGCGCGGACGTGAACGCGCGGGACGGCCACTCGGGCCGGACACCGCTGATGTTTGCGACCGGCTACGGCCGTACGGATGCGGTGCGCGCGCTGTTGAGCGCCGGGGCGGACGTGTCGGCGGCCTCGACGGTGGTCGACTACCGGGAGCGTGCCAAAGCCGACCAGGACGAGCGTCGCAAGCGGGCGCGCCTGATCGCAGCGGCCCGGGGTGAGCAGCCGCAGGCGCAGCGGGGTCAGGGAGGCCAGAGCGCCGGTGCCCCCGCCCAGGCGCAGCGGGCCACACCGCCGGACCCCGATGATCCGACCCCTCCGCCCCCCGCTGATCCCGATCGGCCCACCGCGCCGGGTCAGGCGCGGCAGAGCCTGGTCAACGACTCGACGCGTACCGCCGCCGCCATGTCGTACACCGACCTGATCGGATCGCAGGGTGGCTTGACGGCCCTGCACTACGCGGCCCGCGACGGGCGCCTGACCGAGGCGCGCCTGCTGCTCGAGGCCGGCGCCGACGTCAACCAGATCTCCGGTGGAGACCAGACCAGCGCCCTGCTGATCGCGGCCATCAACGGCAACTACGATCTGGCCATGATGCTGTTGGAGCACGGTGCCGATCCGAACCTGGTCAGCGACGACGGAGTGGGTCCGCTCTTCGCGGTGGTCAACGGCCGCTGGGCGCTTCGGACCTGGTATCCGCAGCCGACGGCCTGGCAACAGCAGACCACCGACTACCTCACGGTCATGAAGGCGCTGTTGGAGGCGGGTGCCGAGCCCAACACGCGGGTGAACAACCATATCTGGTATTCGGCCTACAATGCGGGCCGCATGGGCGTGGATTTCATGGGCGCCACCGCGTTCTGGCGGGCGGCCTATTCGTTGGACGTGGCGGCCATGCGGTTGCTGGTCTCCTATGGGGCCGACCCCAACATCCCCACGATGAAGCCGCCGGAGCGGCGCTTCCCCGGGGGTGGCGGGAGCGGTGACGGTCCCGAGAAGGAGGATCCGTCCGGGCTGCCCCCGGTGCCCGTCGGCGGGCCGGGCGTGCACCCCCTGATCGCGGCGTCGGGAGTGGGATACGGGACGTCGCGCGTGGGCCAGCAGCACGTGACGGTGCCCAACGGATGGCTCCCGGCCGTGCGGTATCTCGTCGATGAGCTGGGCGTGGACGTGAACGTCCGCGACCACGACGGCTACAGCGCGCTGCACAATGCCGCGTCCCGCGGCGACGACGAGATGATTCGCTACCTGGTCTCGAAGGGTGCGGACGTGATGGTGGTCAGCCGCCGCGGGCAGACGACGGTGGATATGGCCAACGGACCCCAGCAGCGGGTGCAGCCGTTCCCGTCCACCATCGAGCTTCTCGAGGGCCTCGGGGCCAAGAACAACCACAACTGTCAGTCCTGCTGA
- a CDS encoding protease complex subunit PrcB family protein yields the protein MALVRSGRPRLVVMRSGGRLAMLRALRLFACVAMRRKWAALLLAAPMATSVGCQAVSEPLRARYPDLPAEAQSVPFAVVEALVAPMSALEEARSTVLRTPREWDEYWTAFHAHVDPAPPATPFEGDVLVVALGMRFSGGYSVEIEGVFDTPSARYVAALEIMPGDDCMVTQALTAPATAVRVPPSPLPVTFLHRTEARPCG from the coding sequence TTGGCCTTGGTCCGCAGCGGCCGGCCCAGACTCGTGGTGATGCGCAGTGGGGGCCGCCTTGCGATGCTGCGTGCGCTCCGTCTCTTCGCCTGCGTCGCGATGCGGCGGAAGTGGGCGGCTCTGCTGCTCGCCGCTCCGATGGCGACCAGCGTCGGGTGCCAGGCCGTGAGCGAGCCGCTACGCGCCCGGTACCCGGATCTGCCGGCGGAAGCGCAGTCCGTGCCATTCGCGGTGGTCGAGGCACTGGTCGCTCCCATGTCCGCGCTCGAGGAAGCCCGGAGTACGGTGTTGCGCACGCCGCGGGAGTGGGATGAGTACTGGACGGCATTCCATGCGCACGTCGATCCGGCGCCTCCGGCCACACCGTTCGAGGGGGACGTGCTGGTGGTGGCGCTGGGGATGCGGTTCAGCGGTGGGTACAGCGTGGAGATCGAGGGCGTCTTCGACACGCCCTCCGCGCGTTATGTGGCCGCGCTCGAGATCATGCCGGGCGACGACTGCATGGTGACGCAGGCGCTGACGGCGCCGGCGACCGCGGTGCGAGTCCCGCCCTCTCCACTGCCGGTGACCTTTCTGCACCGGACCGAGGCCCGCCCCTGCGGCTAA
- a CDS encoding transporter, translating into MNPGHRVQARPVVWALALYAFVPHVAEAQTQWTSGRPDGHAPIGVMGDHTHEAGEFMLSYRFMRMNMDGNRTGTEEASTSEVLAAFPVSPLRMPMDMHMFGVMVAPSDRVTFLVMVPYLQIDMDHVTRTNVEFTTHGSGIGDVSVGGLIGLKREGSVRAHLNAAVSIPTGSIEVMDVTPASSGNEVQLPYPMQLGSGTFDVKPGLTLLGMGPRASWGAQAIGTVRIGSNDHDYTLGNRVDATAWGAVRLNEWVSASLRGHLATWGDVDGQDPAPSVNPAQGPTARADLRGGTRFDLPVGLNLYVPTGGMKGHRLEAEFGVPVYQDLHGPQLQTTWSLTVGWQKSFN; encoded by the coding sequence ATGAATCCTGGACATCGAGTCCAGGCCAGGCCCGTCGTTTGGGCACTGGCCCTGTACGCATTCGTGCCTCACGTGGCTGAGGCCCAAACCCAATGGACGTCCGGCCGGCCGGACGGCCACGCACCCATCGGCGTCATGGGCGACCACACCCACGAGGCCGGCGAGTTCATGCTGTCGTACCGGTTCATGCGCATGAACATGGACGGCAACCGCACCGGCACGGAGGAAGCGAGCACCAGCGAGGTGCTGGCCGCCTTTCCCGTGAGCCCCCTGCGCATGCCGATGGACATGCACATGTTCGGCGTGATGGTCGCCCCTTCCGACCGGGTCACGTTCCTGGTCATGGTGCCGTACCTGCAGATCGACATGGACCACGTGACCCGCACCAACGTGGAGTTCACCACGCATGGCAGTGGAATCGGCGATGTTTCGGTCGGAGGTCTCATCGGCCTCAAGCGGGAGGGGTCGGTGCGGGCCCACCTGAACGCGGCAGTCTCGATTCCGACCGGCTCCATCGAAGTCATGGACGTGACGCCCGCCAGCTCGGGGAACGAGGTACAGCTGCCTTACCCGATGCAGCTCGGGTCGGGTACGTTCGACGTGAAGCCGGGCCTGACCCTGTTGGGCATGGGGCCGCGGGCCTCCTGGGGGGCTCAAGCCATCGGCACCGTTCGGATTGGGAGCAACGATCACGACTACACCTTGGGGAACCGCGTCGACGCCACCGCCTGGGGCGCGGTCCGCTTGAACGAGTGGGTCAGCGCCTCGTTGCGCGGTCATCTGGCCACCTGGGGAGACGTCGACGGCCAGGATCCCGCCCCATCGGTCAATCCCGCGCAGGGCCCGACTGCCCGTGCCGACCTCCGGGGGGGAACCCGCTTCGACCTTCCGGTCGGTCTCAACCTCTATGTACCGACCGGGGGCATGAAGGGCCACCGGCTCGAAGCGGAGTTCGGGGTTCCGGTGTATCAGGACCTGCACGGCCCACAGCTCCAGACCACCTGGAGCTTGACCGTGGGCTGGCAGAAGTCATTCAACTGA
- a CDS encoding phosphoglycerate mutase family protein, whose protein sequence is MLCAAGACQSGLEGTVSREGSQGGGGIPGADVAIVSEGGVRVAEVKTDAQGAFTVPLERGTYRVQVSHPDLSDRTALVKVGFGQRTLAVSLAEPRATTVFVVRHAEKIHPDSNAISVPLSAEGTARAQALAETLDDAGISAVYTTVALRTRNTVGPLATRMGLEPIEYRNLDELVSRIRAEHPGDAVLVGGHSNTVGPTLTALGAVVDTATIGDYDNLYVATVTDSGTGSLNLQYGSDTGPDDVKSGGDLQTLILVEAGGDAPRAAGLAHALGKAGVGAWFAEGNVPVLGEAAGAAGQSVRSFEAPPDLRAWFDEVGVSTVVVGATASTVAGLLEGLGLPAVRAGADGRRVFVVTLLPNGALERTLRL, encoded by the coding sequence ATGCTGTGTGCGGCGGGCGCGTGCCAGTCGGGCCTCGAAGGAACGGTCAGTCGGGAGGGTTCCCAGGGCGGGGGCGGCATCCCGGGTGCAGACGTCGCGATCGTCTCCGAAGGTGGGGTCCGCGTTGCGGAGGTGAAGACCGACGCCCAGGGCGCGTTCACGGTGCCGCTGGAGCGTGGGACCTACCGCGTCCAGGTGTCTCATCCCGACCTGTCCGACCGCACGGCCCTGGTGAAGGTAGGGTTCGGGCAACGGACGCTCGCTGTGAGTCTGGCGGAGCCCAGGGCCACGACCGTGTTCGTGGTGCGGCACGCGGAGAAGATCCACCCCGACTCGAATGCCATTTCGGTACCTCTGAGCGCCGAAGGCACGGCTCGGGCCCAGGCGCTGGCGGAGACGTTGGACGACGCCGGCATCTCCGCCGTGTACACCACCGTGGCCCTGCGGACCCGCAACACGGTGGGGCCGCTCGCGACACGCATGGGGCTCGAGCCCATCGAGTACCGCAACCTCGACGAATTGGTGTCGCGCATCCGTGCCGAGCATCCGGGGGACGCCGTGCTGGTGGGTGGGCACAGCAACACGGTCGGCCCCACCTTGACCGCCCTGGGCGCGGTGGTGGATACAGCCACCATCGGCGACTACGACAACCTGTACGTCGCGACGGTCACGGACTCCGGCACGGGGTCGCTCAATCTCCAGTATGGAAGCGACACAGGTCCGGACGACGTGAAGAGCGGCGGTGACCTCCAGACGTTGATCCTCGTCGAGGCGGGCGGGGATGCCCCTCGTGCCGCAGGACTGGCGCATGCCCTCGGAAAGGCCGGCGTCGGGGCCTGGTTCGCGGAAGGAAACGTTCCAGTGCTGGGTGAGGCCGCGGGAGCGGCGGGACAGAGCGTACGGAGCTTCGAAGCGCCGCCCGACCTGCGCGCCTGGTTCGACGAGGTGGGCGTGTCGACCGTAGTGGTGGGTGCGACGGCGTCCACCGTCGCCGGCCTCCTGGAAGGTCTCGGTCTCCCTGCTGTGCGGGCCGGCGCGGACGGGAGAAGGGTCTTCGTCGTCACGCTGCTGCCGAATGGCGCACTGGAACGGACCCTTCGGCTCTGA
- a CDS encoding gamma-glutamyltransferase, producing the protein MQLTRGMRCSRHRPSRIAGNLALALVCWGCSAKTPDTPAPLSRVARSRAGMVVTGSEPATAAGVQILEAGGNAIDAAVAVGFALAVAEPTQSGLGGRTQVVWRDGQGRVQGLDATTEVPVGFDPASAPGGDYGWSAVAIPGTVAGLAALHRSGGVLAWERVLQPAIRLAEEGFSLSPGEAERLSSASAELATDPGARAHFLKPDGSTYQAGERLVQRALGATLRQLAEGGAEAFYQGPLADVIAREMAAAGGLVTAADLAGYRARPALVGHGRFRDLELWGSYLPASGLTTIEALQILDRVDLSGDVAHWQATLAQALLMAFADREGVTGSPDQIAAEITSQARADRRAAELAGALGLVGAAPGAGVDREHPNTTHVSIVDGAGVAVSLTQSLGPTGGARVASLQLGFLYASTLGYLVDLQPGARPWSSQSPLIVLREGQLAYVLGGAGSRRIISALVSTLVRLGDQGMDLESALAAPRLHPSEDRLTLEVGTGVEGADWAAGDGRESGFVLTTEAFGVYFARLNGIAVDPVTGELLGVGDPRWPWSAAAGPDSW; encoded by the coding sequence ATGCAGCTCACGCGAGGGATGCGGTGCTCCAGGCACCGACCGTCGCGGATCGCGGGGAACCTCGCGCTCGCTCTCGTCTGCTGGGGTTGCTCGGCCAAAACCCCGGACACGCCCGCGCCCCTGTCGCGGGTGGCGCGCTCCCGCGCGGGGATGGTCGTTACCGGGTCGGAACCGGCGACCGCGGCGGGCGTGCAGATCCTCGAGGCGGGCGGAAACGCGATCGACGCCGCGGTGGCGGTGGGCTTCGCCTTGGCGGTGGCAGAGCCGACCCAGTCCGGACTCGGGGGCCGTACCCAGGTGGTCTGGCGCGACGGGCAGGGTCGGGTCCAGGGGCTCGATGCCACCACGGAGGTGCCGGTCGGCTTCGATCCGGCTTCCGCACCGGGCGGCGACTACGGTTGGTCCGCCGTGGCCATCCCCGGGACCGTGGCCGGCTTGGCCGCCCTCCACCGGAGTGGGGGCGTGCTCGCCTGGGAGCGAGTGCTGCAGCCCGCGATCCGACTGGCGGAGGAGGGGTTCAGTTTGAGCCCCGGAGAAGCAGAGCGGCTTTCGAGCGCCTCCGCGGAGCTGGCCACCGACCCGGGAGCCCGGGCGCATTTCCTGAAGCCGGATGGATCCACCTACCAGGCCGGCGAGCGTTTGGTGCAGCGAGCGCTGGGCGCGACGCTCCGCCAGCTGGCGGAGGGCGGTGCGGAAGCCTTCTACCAGGGGCCGCTCGCCGATGTCATCGCGCGGGAGATGGCAGCGGCGGGCGGATTGGTGACGGCGGCCGACCTGGCCGGCTACCGGGCTCGCCCCGCGTTGGTGGGGCACGGCCGTTTCCGCGACCTGGAGCTGTGGGGGAGCTACCTGCCGGCGTCGGGGCTCACGACCATCGAGGCGCTCCAGATCCTCGATCGCGTCGACCTGAGTGGAGACGTTGCTCATTGGCAGGCGACGCTCGCCCAGGCGCTGCTCATGGCCTTCGCCGACCGGGAGGGAGTCACGGGATCTCCCGACCAGATCGCGGCGGAGATCACGTCGCAGGCGCGGGCCGACCGGCGGGCCGCGGAGTTGGCCGGGGCGCTCGGCCTCGTGGGGGCCGCTCCGGGGGCGGGGGTCGACCGTGAGCACCCCAACACCACGCACGTCTCCATCGTGGATGGGGCCGGTGTAGCGGTGTCGCTGACGCAGTCGTTGGGCCCCACCGGAGGGGCCCGGGTCGCCAGCCTGCAACTCGGCTTCCTGTACGCTTCCACCCTCGGCTATCTGGTGGATTTGCAGCCGGGGGCGCGTCCCTGGTCCTCACAGTCGCCGTTGATCGTGCTTCGCGAGGGGCAGCTGGCCTACGTGTTGGGCGGTGCGGGCTCCCGCCGAATCATCTCGGCGTTGGTTTCGACCTTGGTCCGTCTCGGTGACCAGGGCATGGACCTGGAATCCGCGCTCGCGGCTCCTCGCCTGCATCCCAGCGAGGATCGTCTGACGCTCGAGGTCGGCACGGGTGTGGAGGGAGCGGACTGGGCCGCCGGCGACGGCAGGGAGTCCGGATTCGTGCTGACCACGGAGGCGTTCGGCGTGTACTTCGCACGTTTGAACGGCATCGCCGTGGACCCCGTGACGGGGGAGCTGTTGGGGGTGGGAGATCCTCGTTGGCCTTGGTCCGCAGCGGCCGGCCCAGACTCGTGGTGA
- a CDS encoding peptidylprolyl isomerase — MRNALKARVPEIALALAVLAGCSGGESAGRAAADPPRDPIMDPRRFTETAPERFRARFETSEGSFVVEVHREWAPLGADRFYNLVKAGYYDDTRFYRVVEGFVAEFGVHANGTVTRIWQRFELLDDSVRVSNTRGRMSFAASGPNTRTVQVFINLRDNASLDGRRFAPFGEVVEGMDVVGRLYAGYGDGPPRGDGPYQAQAVIQGNEYLDAEFPDLDRITRASIEPGG; from the coding sequence GTGCGCAACGCCCTGAAGGCTCGTGTCCCCGAGATCGCGCTCGCGCTCGCGGTACTGGCCGGCTGCTCGGGTGGTGAGAGCGCCGGGCGGGCGGCCGCGGATCCGCCGCGCGACCCGATCATGGATCCGCGGCGGTTCACCGAGACGGCCCCGGAGCGGTTTCGGGCCCGCTTCGAGACCAGCGAGGGCTCGTTCGTAGTGGAGGTCCACCGGGAGTGGGCCCCGCTGGGCGCTGACCGCTTCTACAACCTGGTCAAGGCCGGCTACTACGACGACACCCGCTTCTACCGGGTGGTGGAGGGCTTCGTGGCCGAGTTCGGCGTGCACGCCAACGGCACCGTGACCCGGATCTGGCAGCGCTTCGAGCTCCTGGACGATTCGGTGCGCGTCTCGAACACCCGGGGCCGCATGAGCTTCGCGGCCAGTGGGCCCAACACGCGTACCGTGCAGGTCTTCATCAACCTCCGCGACAACGCGAGCCTGGACGGCCGGCGCTTCGCCCCGTTCGGCGAAGTGGTCGAAGGCATGGACGTCGTCGGGCGTCTCTACGCCGGGTACGGCGACGGTCCGCCCCGAGGGGACGGACCGTACCAGGCGCAGGCGGTCATCCAGGGCAACGAGTACCTGGACGCCGAATTTCCCGATTTGGACCGGATCACGCGCGCCAGCATCGAGCCGGGGGGCTGA
- a CDS encoding DUF1592 domain-containing protein produces the protein MTNLSHPVAIPIIAGVALATIAYAQNQSPGPSAEASSPWVAAALTSAHTNVVAPEEALEGVIEGYCLRCHNEQRMTGNLSLESFTFDGAADNGDVAEKMIRKLRAGMMPPAGSRRPAADSLDLLMVALENRMDALARENPNPGSRTFQRLNRAEYRAAVQDLLGIDVDVNAFLPLDTKSANFDNIADVQLPSATLMEGYLRAASQISRVALGDVNADPASTPYAVPRTASQKDRVPGAPFGTRGGIVVEHSFPADGRYVFQVTLHSAPEGELFGRTQLDERVEVSIDGERVAVLDIDRWMSDSDPSGMTLSTDSVDVRAGTHRVAAAFIKNWEGPEDDLITPVDHTLADTQIGLDYGVTTLPHLQRFAVVGPFRVTGVSDTGTRRRIFSCRPVTPSEARPCAQSIVERLATQAYRRPLNQTDLEGLMSFYDEGEADGGFEGGIRFALEAVLASPHFVFRAEEVPNNVRPGAVYRISDVDLASRLSFFLWGTSPDGELLGLAQRGELSKGKNMETQVKRMLQDPRAQGLSARFAAQWLRLPDLEKVDPDALSYPYYDATLAEAMRRETELLFDYIVSEDRNVFDLITADYTFVNERLARHYGIPNVTGDDFTLVHYPDDTRRGVLGHGSVLVQTSHADRTSPVLRGKWVMEVILGSPPPPPPPNVPTLDSQESVDEGRVMSVRERMEQHRANPSCNSCHRVIDPIGLALENFDPTGAYRVKDQGNPVDPVGELYDGTEIKGPADLRAAILRRPEMFLRNFTQNLMAYALGRRIEWYDMPAVREITRTAAKNDYRLSSFVLGVVESDAFRMGRMEVTADQMQQGTEGN, from the coding sequence ATGACGAATCTCAGCCACCCTGTCGCGATTCCCATCATCGCGGGCGTCGCGCTCGCCACGATCGCGTATGCCCAGAATCAGAGCCCGGGCCCGTCGGCCGAGGCCTCTTCTCCCTGGGTCGCCGCTGCGCTGACCAGCGCGCACACCAACGTCGTGGCGCCGGAGGAGGCGCTCGAGGGGGTGATCGAAGGGTACTGCCTGCGCTGCCACAACGAGCAGCGCATGACCGGGAACCTCTCCCTGGAGAGTTTCACCTTCGACGGCGCCGCCGACAACGGAGACGTTGCCGAGAAGATGATCCGCAAGCTGCGCGCGGGAATGATGCCGCCCGCAGGCAGCCGGCGTCCGGCCGCGGACTCACTCGATCTGCTCATGGTGGCGCTGGAGAATCGCATGGACGCGCTGGCGCGCGAGAACCCCAATCCGGGGAGTCGCACGTTCCAGCGCTTGAATCGTGCCGAGTACAGGGCCGCGGTTCAGGATCTGCTCGGCATCGACGTCGACGTCAACGCCTTCCTTCCGCTCGACACCAAGAGCGCCAACTTCGACAACATCGCCGACGTCCAGCTTCCGTCGGCCACGCTGATGGAGGGGTACCTCAGGGCTGCATCGCAGATCAGCCGGGTGGCTCTCGGTGACGTGAACGCCGACCCGGCCTCGACGCCGTATGCCGTGCCGCGCACTGCCTCGCAGAAGGATCGGGTGCCCGGCGCGCCCTTCGGTACGCGTGGCGGAATCGTCGTGGAGCACAGCTTCCCGGCGGACGGCCGCTACGTCTTCCAGGTGACGTTGCACTCGGCGCCCGAAGGCGAGCTGTTCGGGCGGACCCAGCTCGACGAGCGCGTGGAGGTCTCCATCGACGGCGAGCGGGTCGCAGTCCTCGACATCGACCGCTGGATGTCCGATTCGGACCCGAGCGGCATGACGCTCTCGACGGATTCCGTCGACGTGCGGGCCGGAACCCATCGGGTGGCGGCAGCCTTCATCAAGAACTGGGAAGGGCCGGAGGACGATTTGATCACGCCGGTGGACCATACACTGGCGGACACGCAGATCGGCCTCGACTACGGTGTCACGACGCTACCCCACCTTCAGCGTTTCGCGGTGGTCGGGCCCTTCCGGGTGACGGGCGTCTCCGACACCGGGACGCGCCGACGGATCTTCTCGTGCCGGCCCGTGACGCCAAGCGAAGCGCGGCCCTGCGCCCAGAGCATCGTGGAGCGGTTGGCGACCCAGGCCTATCGGCGCCCTCTCAATCAAACGGATCTCGAAGGGCTGATGTCCTTCTACGACGAAGGTGAGGCCGACGGTGGCTTCGAGGGGGGCATCCGCTTCGCGTTGGAAGCCGTCCTGGCCAGCCCGCACTTCGTGTTCCGGGCGGAGGAGGTGCCGAACAACGTACGGCCCGGCGCCGTTTACCGGATCAGCGATGTCGATCTCGCGTCGCGGCTCTCGTTCTTCCTCTGGGGCACCTCGCCCGACGGCGAGCTGCTCGGCCTGGCGCAGCGAGGCGAGCTCTCCAAGGGCAAGAACATGGAGACGCAGGTCAAGCGGATGCTACAGGACCCGCGCGCCCAGGGACTCTCCGCGCGTTTCGCCGCGCAGTGGTTGCGTCTTCCCGATCTGGAGAAGGTCGACCCCGACGCGCTGAGCTATCCGTACTACGACGCGACCCTGGCGGAAGCCATGCGCCGCGAGACGGAGTTGCTCTTCGACTACATCGTCAGCGAGGACCGGAACGTCTTCGACCTGATCACCGCGGACTACACCTTCGTGAACGAGCGCTTGGCCCGGCACTACGGGATCCCCAACGTCACCGGTGACGACTTCACGCTGGTCCACTATCCCGATGACACCCGCAGGGGCGTGCTGGGGCACGGCAGCGTGCTGGTCCAGACCTCGCACGCCGACCGCACCTCGCCGGTGCTGCGTGGCAAATGGGTCATGGAGGTGATCCTGGGATCGCCGCCGCCCCCACCGCCACCCAACGTTCCCACCCTCGACTCCCAGGAGAGTGTGGACGAGGGTCGTGTCATGAGCGTGCGTGAGCGGATGGAGCAGCACCGGGCCAATCCGTCTTGCAACTCGTGTCACCGCGTGATTGATCCGATCGGGCTGGCGTTGGAGAACTTCGATCCGACGGGCGCCTACCGCGTGAAGGACCAGGGCAATCCGGTCGACCCGGTCGGGGAGCTCTACGACGGCACCGAGATCAAGGGTCCGGCGGATCTGCGGGCCGCCATCCTGCGGCGTCCGGAGATGTTCCTGCGCAACTTCACGCAGAACCTCATGGCGTACGCGTTGGGACGACGCATCGAGTGGTACGACATGCCGGCCGTGCGCGAGATCACGCGAACGGCGGCCAAGAACGACTACAGGCTCTCCTCGTTCGTCCTGGGCGTGGTCGAAAGCGACGCCTTCAGGATGGGCCGGATGGAAGTGACGGCGGACCAGATGCAACAGGGAACGGAGGGCAACTGA